TCGCGTTCCTTCGGTTCCTCCGACATTCGTTGGTTGACTTCGAACATCTGAACGATTTTCTGTCTTCCAGGTTTCCCCAGTCAGCATCAGCATATTCTCGCAAAGGTTCGCCATCGTCCGACCGTTGGTACTCCAATCCATAGTTCACCGTTTGCTTTAGGTACCGCAAAACCCGTTTGAAATTACTCCAGTGTACATCGGTAGGAACCGATTGAAATCTGCTGAAGTAATTCACCGCTGCGTTGATGTCTACTCTTGAAGCTAAACCAAATTAATTGTTTATTCATTATAAACAAACATCATGCGTATGTAGCTATTCATCTCATCGACTGCTTCGATGAGACATATCTCAAAACTCTTTCTCAATACACGTATTCTACAGCCTTCTAACTGCCTTCGGCGGCTCCTCCTGAAGATGGGGCTACTCCTCTTCAACGCACGCACCGGAACATGCAGCCGCCCCTGTTGCAACTCGATGACTTTCCATAGCACCAGTTAGACGACCTTCACCGAGATCTAGCACGACGACCTCCACCGAAATTTAGCACGACGACCTTCCAGTAGcttccggtccgacgacctcccaACGGCTCTGGCCCGACGAGCTTCCATGGCTTTGGTCTCAGAGATCTTCCTGCGGCTCGAACCATCTCTTCCACCTCGACGCCTAATGATCCAGCTCGACGACCTTCATTTGGCTTTCcagtccgacgaccttccatggcaccgcCTTGACGACTCGTAAGTCCTACAGTGGCTCCTGGTTTGACGACAACCGCCTGGTTCTGACGTGACGACGTTCCATGATACCGGCCCGCCAACCTTCCATGGCTTTCGGTGCGACAACCTACTAGTGGATCTGGCCTCGACTCCCTTGCTGGCACCGGTCCGACGATCTTCCAGTGGCTCCGGTTCCGGCTCGACGCTCTTAATTTGGCGCGACGCCTCACCTATGGCACTgtgaccttccatggcacctgTCACCTGTCAACGACCAATATGGCTCTGCACCGACGGCCTTCCAGTGGCTCTGGTTCCTGTCTCAATGACCTTCCAATGGTTCCTGGTTAGCTGTCCTTCCAAGGGCGCTGGCCCTTCTTGCCACTGTTGATTCCGCTTCTCctcctttccactagtgctgggCTCATAACCTGTTGTTGGAAGCACTCTGGGAAAGATTTGTTCTGCTTGGAGGTAGAACTTGACTTGAAATACATTTATTTCTTTCTAATTCACTATACCTTAAATACTAAACCATTTCCATGGTTACGATTACTAATTGTTTATTCATTATAAACAAACATCATGCGTCGATTGCTTCGATGAGACGAATCTCAACATCTTCACATATTTATGCCATCATGTCAGTTGTTCCGGTTGAATCGTTCCCACCGCCGTGATCAGAGCCTCGTAGGATTTTGGAAGTGAGATCAAAAGCtgtcaaacgaaatttttttctttcaaattcactCCAATCGCTCGCAACTCTCGTAGAACTTTCTCGAACTTCAGAAGGTATGGCTTGATGTCCTCTTCTTCCTGCAGTTGCAGTTCTTGGAATTGTTTATAGAGGctaatctaccaagcaagcctctctaataaattaaattaaattaaattaaaatcttgaaattgcTTCTTGGAGATAAAGCTTACCGGCAACTCCAACATGTTCAAACGCATTACAGTAGTCCAACTGGTCTTCGTTGATACGATGGATTAGCAGGTTCTTGCATTTACTGTCTTGGTCCTGACGCTCGTTGAGTTTTTTCATCTTCTCGACCTTCACCTCGATAGAGTCTCCGGGAAGATCCCTCGCAAACTCCTCGTCCTCCATGGCATCCGTCAAACAATGCAGCAGCCCTCTATCCTGCGTCAGCACCTCAAATTTCCAATTGCCGAAATTCCTACCAAACAGCCACAACCTTTACCTCGCTTGTCTTGCTGACCACGTTTTTACTTCCGGAACAAAAAATAAGATATCCTAATGAGTTAAGCAGAGCATTTacaaaatatgtctttattgAGTAATGTATAGAGTGGAAGTGAAAATTTGACTAAACTAAATTTAACGATTACTGCGATGTGTGTTATTACGTCGCTAAGCATGTAGCCGACGGTTGCTATACTCAACGCGTGttgggaaaaaagtggtagaaattttgacactttagagcaagttcactggtgttgggaaaaagtggtagcaattttgacattttgaaaattttaccatgcaaaatgttttcaatatcttggggcgttgtatttttttacaacactgtttctatttcagccgtatgtgatagaaatattgctatttttgcatcacagcaagcgaaaatacaacacgtgttgtaaaaaaactagaaaaccacagatcttgaaaatgtttttgcatggcaaaattttcaaaatgtgccgtaagtgtcgaaatttctaccactttttcccgacaccagtgaacttgctcttaggtagcacattttgaaaactttccatgttaaattattttcaagatctgcagccttcaattttttttacgcatgctgtgatgcaaaactaGCTCGATTTTTATCACTTTCGGCAGAATAGAaatagtgttgtaaaaaaaattcaacgcccaaagatcttgaaaacatttctgcatggtaaaattttcaaaatgtgccaccagtgtcaaaatttctaccactttttcccatcacgagtgaacttgctcctAGTGTAGGTGATTTTTGCTTATTGTAAGTAGTTTCGAAGGGCACACTTTTTTGCGGTCTTCAGGATGTTGCAGTTCAGTCGTAACCCATGGAATTCGCAGATTTTCACTGATAGTGCGTTTTGGCACGTGACGATCATGACATAATTCAGGATATGAGCAATGGTTTCAGCCGCAGCGTGGGAATTTGATAGATTGAGCTCAGATAACTCAGTCCATAGTGGCCAGGATGCGAAAGATGTCCTTGAAGTCGAAATTTTCCTACAGAAGCATTTAACCTGGTAATCTGGTGCAAAGTCGCTTCACTCAGAGAGCAtaattagtggtatgaataaggtttagaaattgcttcggtagcttttacttagctcgaaatcaatcaaagcaaaagttcaaagcatttgcttagtttggtatgaataaacatttgcttagcggatgtgtactaaagtcttagaacatagcttttgcttcgaaaaatagagctatccaaccagcagaatctgaagttttctaaagtaaaatgaaagaagacgatcagaaaattgaaaagtacggctaaagtagcattgaagtcgacgaagcgggtggtgcgtgtaagaacgaccggaattttttttgttaatgcgtgctcgtatgttgatgtttaaagaaaaatgaatacatattcgaatattgttaaacaaaaaatgacctaactttaatatttatcataagctctcccacatgtattcggatcgggataatccgatgtataaaaaaaattgacaataggcgcgcattttaatttagatttttttttaaatcttaggattataaaaaattatataaaaatgagagatctgtataatattttaaattattacaatttatttcttactttgagtcaattgggacttcttccactatagccgggttttttttttaatttgatatatttactaattgatttgtttattgtcatcttagacgaatgattttatacaacgacaggaatatgaaaaaagttgggttatcacttcaacttttctttatccatgttgaaaatacctttttgaattgttttgaagtgaaatattgctaatttgataagttcatgacgtttttaaagaattttttactggaaaagtctgctaccgagcatgcttagaaaataaagcaatagctatgagatttgtcgagcaattgcttcagatttgagctttattcataccaaactagcttgttctaaaagtaaaagctcctgactgagaaaacagctgtcaagaaaaactttattcataacaaccgaagcaattgctttaagcgactgctcgactgctcgattcagtttagcaaaagcaattactaaggttttttcataccacccaatATAATTTTTACTAAATCCGAGTACAGGAAGCTTTCATGGTTGGAGTACCACTTCAAACCGGCATAATGAAGGGCGCGTTTATAATTTGCTGGGGCGTAGGGAGAACTTACTTTAGTGAACCTAGAGTTTTGCATATCCGGgctctagtaacgtagctatcaccgaaatgaagtgcccggatactaaatgatcatagctttagaaTAGAGCAATGGAATCAGAAGATGCCTGAATTCCCAGGCTGGAGAACGACTTCGTCACAAACGAACTTAGGgtcgggacgactgatgacgctggcaggAATTAGTGCGAATGATTCGAAAGCTTGAGGGGCCTCCGAAATGCCTagctcgttgcgtcccggtaCTGAAAACTTGTCTTTTAGcgagaagaatttttattttcgctgTGCATTTGTACTAAACTTTGTCTTATTCTCTTGTCTCCTTCCCAGGTTGAATGttaaaacaaactcaaaattgcTTACGTTCGGGACAAGCACGGCTCTTCGGCAAGGTCGTCCTCGTCATCGGAAGAAGACCCCAATGAACGACGAGTCACGGTACCGAGCACGAGCAGCACGAGCCAACTGCAACATCAACATCAGCAATCCCAACAGCAAAGCCTTTCATCTACCGCCGCTAACTCATCGCAGCATCACCACCTACACCATCAACATCAGTCGAGTTCCGGTTCCGGTGGCAGTAAGCGAAGAGCGCCTTCAACCTCGTCATCATCCTCTTCGTCTTCACCGTCAGCCTCGTCCTCGCCTAGTGTTGTTGTTCTAGAGCAGCAGAAACCTTCTGGTAGCGGCGGCAACAGACCGATCGAATCGGTTGAAGTGGATCAAAAAGCAGGCAAACTGAGTCGGCGTCAGCGTCAACAGCAACAGCTACAAAAAGAAGATCAGGACAGCGACCAACAACAACAGAGACAGCATCGTAGGAAGACCTCCCGTCGCAGGAGGCAATCGACAGAGGGCGGTCGACAGAGAAGCAGGGAAGAACTTCAGCAAACCGCCGCAGAGGACAAGGGGGAAGGGCTCGAAGGCGAAGCGGGCTCCTTAACCAGTCCCCAGAGCAAGCGACGCAAAATGTTAAACGACAACAACAATCTGAACGGGGGCCCACTAGCTGCAGCATCCCCGATGGATTCTTCTTCGTATGACATGAATGGACACAATACCGCCAACAATAATGGTCAACAGCAGCCGTCGGATGGGCAGACAAATAATGGCACCACAGACACCAATGGTGAATCGTCTGCTCAGCGTGCGTTGATCAAGCTGGATAAGACAAACCAGGAAATCGTTCGACTGATTGGTCAACATTTGAAGAACATCGGGCTGGAGAGAAGTGCTGAGGCGTTGATGCAAGAATCGGGATGTTGTCTGGAGCATCCGTCGGCGACCAAATTCCGTAAGCACGTACTTTCAGGAGACTGGACCAAAGCGGATCACGACCTCCAAGAGCTTCAGACTATGGTCGATCCCAAGACTGATCGGACTAGTATGAGCGAGATGAAGTTCTTGCTTTTGGAGCAAAAGTATTTAGAATTCCTTGAAGAGGGACGGCCCATCGATGCTCTGCATGTACTTCGGAACGAGTTGACCCCTCTGCAGCACAACACACCTCGTGTTCATCAGTTGTCGTCCTACATGATGTGCACCAACAATCAAGAACTTTATCAGAGGGCCCATTGGGATGGCAGGGGCGTTAAGTCACGCACTCGTTTGATGGATCGGCTGCAGTCGTACCTGCCGGCTACCGTCATGCTGCCCCCGAGACGTCTCCGCACCCTGCTCGCTCAGTCGGTGGAAATGCAAACCGAGCGCTGCCAATGTCACGATATGGCCTGGAGTACCAACATCGACAATGTGTCCTTGCTGGTCGACCACAACTGCTCATCGGAAGGGTTCCCAATGCAGGCCCTACATGTTCTAAACGACCACTCCGACGAGGTGTggttctgtaaattttctccaaaTGGCCTTCGGTTGGCCACGGGATCAAAAGATAACACCGTCATCGTTTGGGAAGTTGATCCGGTTAAATTGATCCTTAAAAACAAGCGAACCTTCGATGGACACACGTATGGCGTGTCCTATATCGCTTGGAGTCCCGAttccaaatatttcatcgtATGCGGTCCGGAAGATTGTCCGGATCTTTGGATATGGGACGTGGAACATGAAAAACTCCTGACAAAAGTTTCTCACTCGACCGATGACAGTTTGACATGTGCTGCCTTCAACAAGGACGGAACTCGTTTCGTCACCGGTGGCACTCGAGGTCAGTTTTACCTGGTGGACTTGGAAGGCACCGTGCACGACAACTGGGAGGGTGTTCGTGTGAATGGGCTAGCGTTCCGTGCAGATAACAAAACTATTTTAGCTGCTGATACACACTACCGGATAAGAGGTTACAGCTTCGACAATCCACGCACCGATTATAACGTCGTCCAGGAACAGTGTCCGATCATGACGTTCTCGGTCAATTCGGCCGATCGCTTAGCATTGCTGAACATATCGTCACAGGGTCTGCATCTGTGGGATCTGCAGGACAAGTGTCTGGTGCGACGCTTCCAGGGCGTGACGCAGGGCAACTACACGATCTATTCCTGCTTCGGGGGTGTGAACGAAAGTTTCGTCGCCAGCGGTAGCGAAGACAACAAGGTGTACATCTGGCACATCCGCCGGGAGGAACCGCTGGCCACCCTGGTCGGACACACCCGGACCGTGAACTGTGTCAGCTGGAATCCGGTCTATCCGTCCCTGCTGGCGTCGGCCTCCGATGATGGCACGGTGCGGATTTGGGGACCGAAGCAGCCACAGCTGGCCTGGGCCGCCAGCAGCAATAACGGTGACAATGCGTCGATCGCATCCACCAGCTCCACCGCGTCGTCGGCGTCCTCGTCTTCAACGTCGTCCGGCACGAACAATGATCTTATATCGAACTCGTCCTGGAATATCACATAATATTAGGTGAGTGTTTGACTTTTTGTTTCTTGATTTAAGGCTGCCccaaatcgatgaaaaaaattgatacagctgataaaaataggaaaaataaaaaacgacaaaacaacaaaattattgttgaTAAAAGTGACTAAAATTACAGAATATATCAAAAGGATAGAATTGacagaaatagcaaaaatgaaaaaaaaacccaaaaaaccccccagatttctttaaaatcagGTTTGTtaattaaggcattttacttgtTAAGTTGATAACAGAAcataaaaacatgataaaacatggcaaaaaaaagACAGCAATTAAAAATcagattgaaattttagaaaagaccaaaataaaaaaaaaattttggaaattaaacaatgatacaaatttaaaaaaaatataaatgacaaaaatgaaaaaagagaatacattattataatgaaaatgaaaaaaaattcaaatgtccaatatcacaaaaatgataaaaaaatgaaaatttaaaattgaaaaaatcgggAAGGATCAACAtggcaaaaacaataaaaatgatcaaaaagacaataatgacaaaaataactaatatgacaaaaaaatgacaaaagtcacaaaacaaaatgatagaagtgaaaaaaagataataatgataaaaatgacaaaaaaagaaagccaaaaatcgcatctaaagattcaaaaaatatgataataacGAATAACGATAAAAagacaataatgaaaaaataacaaaaatgaaaaaaaaaattacaaaatttacaaaatatacaaaattgtcaaaatttataaaatttacaaaattttcaaaatccacaaaactaacaaagttgacaaaaattacaaaaatgaaaaaaaatacgaaaatgacaaaaatgacaaaagttacaaaagggacaaaaataacaaaaatgacaaaagtgtcaaaagtgacaaaaattactaaataacaaaaatgaaaaaaacgacaagaatgataataatgtcaaaaatcacaattatgatcaaaatgaaaaagaaaatgataaaaagggcaaaaaagacaaaaattaatgaaacttAACTTAAAAGGCTAAAGGACAAAACGActaagtgacaaaattgaaaaaatgacaaaaaaaaacaatttaacgaAACTAACGAAAATTaacgaaatcgaaaaaaagaattgcaaaaaatgacatatgaaaaaatttaaaaaaaatttaaaaaagggtttttcTGATGCGACATAATTGACAATaggcaataacaaaaaaaaaaataacaacaaaaaatacaaaaaatagaaacctgataaaataatgaatatgataaaaaggatacaaatgaaaaatataataaaaacaaaatggtaAAAGTAATAAAATGATGGAAACGAAGAACTTACAAGtttgacaaaaatcataaaaatgagaaaacgacaaaaatcatattgaaagtCAAAAACAATGAAAAGCCTTCCTTCATgattaaattcctataaaaaaggaaaaaaatgaatatgacAACAgcgataaaaatgtcaaaattaactaaaaaaaacgaaaattcaaaaagggaaaaatatgtagttttgttaaaaaaaattgtaaaaaaaattataaatgacaaaaataatagaattacattaatgaccaaaattatataaataacagaattgatgaaaaaggaaaaaaaaacagaatttctatttatattaaaaaaaaaccaaaatgatttagaaacaaaaatgatcaaataaacAGTAACAAAACTggtaaaaattacacaaattttaaaaatgatgatagAAACCACAAGGAAGGAAAACAATGTCTTTTCTTTTCTAAAtaacaagatttttttctacaagcTTGTCCAAACCTCGGcaatgttttttaagaaaatttgagaTTACCTTCTTGATCGAAATGATTATTAATGAATCTATTTTgtctatcttttttatttcagatataCACAGCACAGCCTAGCATCGCCACAACCCCTCCCTgctaattgaaacaaaaaaaaaacagtgcgtTACGATGCATTATGTTCGATTCAAACCAATATATTCATCCgaaaaaaggaaggaaaaaaGGAGAAGCAGAGAAACAacaatacaacaacaaaaaaccacaCACTAAAATTAGAAGAAGTAGTTTAAcgattaattataaaaaaaaaatcaacaaaacaaaaaacaactaatGGCAGAAGAATGAACACAAGTGATTATTGTAATCCAAAAACAATAAGCGAACTGTGTCGTCTGTTTATGATCATGATCGTCATTACCAAAATATGTAGATTGTTGTAGGAGCGCGtgcagaaaaaaatcgatcgcGGGATAAAAGTTTAGAACAGTACAGAAACCAAAAGAAAGACGACAAACCAACAACAACTTTTGCTAACAACTTCAGCGCAACCCATAATCTTCATAATTCAGTTGAGCCGTTCCGAAACGGAAAAATGTAGACACAGAAAGTAGTGTACCCGGGCTTTCAGTTTTGTTGTGATCCAAACCACCCAATTCGGGAGcagttttaaagtttcaaacaaacacaaaataatgctattcgatttttattttccgCGAGCGCAAACAAGTATTGGAAGCGCGCGTGTGCTTTGTGTGTACATGCCAGCCTTCCTACCGTACGACGAGAGCTATGTTTTCTGCTCACTTAAGCTAACTCATTGCGAAAAAAAGGgaatcatttttattgattaaagGAAATTCGAGCAAAAAATTGGCTTTCTTCCGAGATTATAAGACAGATATtggctgaaaagaaaaattaagaatctgtgactgaaaacaaacaaaaaacaaaaagcgCCGACAGTATGGAGGAATACGAAACCgttaaaattatgtaaaagTAAGGATTAAATAGCAGCTGGTGGTTATCATTCAAGCCCTCTTAGTTTTGAGTGGAAATGTGACACGTCAGCATGAGCACACAGAAAGAAGGGGTAGTAAAATATTACCCGgtagaaaattgtatttttgattttactgaatttacctattcatttttattcttattctcGTTTGGTCTCCGAAATTATTCTAAAATTAGAACAGGAAACAAATTCCTAAAATATATTACTGAAAAAACGCGAGTGAAACAAATTAGTTGTTAAGAAGAAGCATTCTGGCAAGCACATTCGAGATCGAATTCATTGAGCGAAAAGAGTTAAAGAAAATAACAATAGCGATTGTTGTTGGTTTCTTCGTGTGTTTGATTTTATGAAAGTAAACGGCGAAGTTTTATTTgagttcggtttttttttcttctttctaaaTAATCCCCTGTTAACAAAAACCTCACCGCCTTTTGATGATGTCACGGACCGATGTCAAACAAACAATAGAACAGGTTCCCATCATAGTTGTGTTTCATCCCTCACTTGAATTCAACTAAATAGTGTAATCTACCATCTACCTGCACGAATTTTCTTTCACCCTATCAGTCTATCTCTCATcaaattggttgataagttagcgaaaaaaaaactgaatgtgTTCGTAACCACAAAtctgagaaaaacaaaacataagaGAAGCAATTATTGATCTATAAATAGCAAATGGTAAGCGATATTTTTTGTACCTATAATAGAcatctatttattttaccatttttctcCTTTGTTTCATTCGTTTGTCGTTTGCGTAGttgttcccatttttttttcattcgatcgGTCGCTGCTGATAGCAATCAAAACAGtagaaaaaactgtttttattttccacaaaactttaaaatacacacacaattatcatttttaaacacaacaaaaaaaaagaaagcaaatttcaaaactttggaaTCAAAGAACAAGAAGATTATTAGTAGTGTGATGTGACACGAGACGGAAGAAGGACGGACGGACGGACGATGGATTGATTTTACTTGAGTACATTTTAAGGCAGACCGATTTGGGATTAAACGATATAgcgaaacgaaaacaaataacGCTCTTGTTGTTTATTGGCGCCTTTGCGTTCTTTTCTTgtagtttttgaaagaaatgtgTCCTTTTGGCTTCTCGGGGTCTAACTTGTCGATAGTTTTCCAGAAAATCCTCCTAAAACAGTCAATGTCCAAGTGAGCTGCATATCGAGACAAATCACAAATGTATGGCCTTCAATAATGTGCCCTTCTATCCGAATactgatttgtttttcaataacacgTTGGAAACTGTCAGGACTTATGTTCTGTACGAACGGCAGTCTATTAATTTGTTGCCGGTTCTTAATGTACACTAGGGTGACAGATTTCACTAAAGTTGGTCAGAATGTACAAACAATTCCAACATAAGAACTGTATCGAAAAGTCGTTGGCAACTTTTAAAGCTAGTTTACTCAAAAATGGGTGAACTTTTTTCTGAGTacatacagggtgacaaaaaagtccggtcacataggaaaatctcaatatttcaaagaaaaagaagaaaatctgaatctggttttcatacctttattcagtaactcataaagatacttcacagacgataactcggaattacaccaccattctctgatcgaaccagcttcagacatCTAGGAAAgccgtcgcaagcggcgcgcaagTGCTCCATTggcatctcgtcccagattttcataataactcgcttgaattgtttcaaatttgttattttatagtcgttcagcttcgacatcatgtatccccacacgaaacaatccagtggattcagatccggaaacgacggaggccattcattcttcgaaatgaaatcggtcaagATTTCCTCACACCACGCCTGATCAATCTTTGCGGTGTGGGATGTGGCGCCATCTTGCTGGGAGCAGTAGTAATCGTCTTAAAACAATAGTTCTGTTTGAGgcagaacatttttcttcaCAACCGTGTCCAAGTAGTACGCTGCGTTGATTTTTACCCCTTTATCGATCAAAATAAGAGGCTGTTTTCCCTATTTTGCAAATAGCTCCCAAAACCATCactgacgtcttattttggaaccgggaaaCGTTTAGATTGTCCGCAGGAGCTTTCTGGAGCctcacactccaaactcgatcattttggcgattgactgtttgctccaaaacgaacagcttctcgtccgaaaaaTTAATCTCATCATCTGCGCGTCAACCGAGCCACTCCCGCGACCGTTGGTACCTCATGTCCTTTGTAGCTTTGGTAACCTCATGAACCACCTGTTTTTTGTACAGTGTAAGTTTAAAATCCTTGCACGATGCAGGCGGATTGATTCTCGGTTCATTTTAAGGTTCCTGGCCAGCTTCCGTGCAGATTGGGCGGGATTCCTGCGAATCTGGCctcgtataatctttttcaaccttgaagttctcacagaccttggtcaTCCAGATCGTGCCTTGTCCTCGGTGCCTCCGATCTCTAGGTACCGATTTATGGTTCGGTAcacgaatttccggttgatGCCGAGCCgttttaggtgtttgaatatgtgtccgggtttgaaccctctcacatattcagcgataacagctgctcttaactctgccatggctcacaactcaatgtaaacaaactgctcagaaacgaaactctgccactttgggcagcaaagttagccctttcatttgacataaagatggcaccagagagatgcaacgtgtaggctacaggcgaccccaaaaaagtgtgaccggacttttttgtcaccctgtacatGCAAGCAAATGTTTGTTTACATGCTTTAAAAGTATTGCGCAATCAATTTGTttggattaattttttaatcttcgCTATGGTTCGTATTGATCATGAAATTagaaagaaaattctgcacacttggTGCACTGTAAAGGGTGCTACATACAACCAAATCCTAAAACGGTTTTAAGTACACCACACAAgcgtgaaaaaaatatcatcgacAAATATGGCAACGAGTCGTCCTTGAAGGATCTGGCTAGATCCGGAAGAAAACCTGGTTCCAGTCAGCCCCAGTTGGATGCTAAAGTAGTAACTCATATCAAACGTAACCGATCGGTATCAACGCGTGATCTGGCTAAAAACTACGAAAACCAGCATTGGGATGGTTCAAGGAATCAAGGCGCCAGGAACTCCTTGACGACGTACAAGAAGAGCAAGGTACCTAAGAAATCGGTAGAAACTTTACGAACGGATTCTGGACAACAGCAACAGGTACATCCTAATGAACGACGAAACCCACGTCAAGCTTGATTCAGGAACGCTTCCCGaggatttttttataactttctgATTTTTGGAAGAATTTTACATCAACTTGGTCTATCCAACTTTGACTTCCAGGCCTGTGCTGCTGTTCTTGCGGTCGTTGAATTGAATCTGCTTACCCGGCTGTCTTCCGACGTGAACAGATCATATATCTGCTTCAtctgaaaatcttcaaaaatgtctGGTCTGGTGAAAGAAAAGTGAAAACTTATTCTTAGAAGAGAAAACCGGACTGTCATCGTCAATAATCACACATGTTCATATTGCACTTCACTTTACGattaaatatgtttatttttcgattatgtCTTCACTGAAAATAGAAGTCCAAAACAAACGTCTGCGGTTTTCTCACGTTTGAGAGTTTTGTTGTTGCCAATATTTTACAGAAATAAACTTCAAACGATTCAAACGAACTTGTATTTCGCCCTCTTCTcgttttggaaacttttttgtttgttaactAATCCTAGGAGCAGAGTTGTCACGACGCGTGGACGACCGAAACACGTgactttcatttatttttcttttaacaattataaactta
This sequence is a window from Uranotaenia lowii strain MFRU-FL chromosome 3, ASM2978415v1, whole genome shotgun sequence. Protein-coding genes within it:
- the LOC129750620 gene encoding WD repeat-containing protein 26 homolog; the encoded protein is MLNDNNNLNGGPLAAASPMDSSSYDMNGHNTANNNGQQQPSDGQTNNGTTDTNGESSAQRALIKLDKTNQEIVRLIGQHLKNIGLERSAEALMQESGCCLEHPSATKFRKHVLSGDWTKADHDLQELQTMVDPKTDRTSMSEMKFLLLEQKYLEFLEEGRPIDALHVLRNELTPLQHNTPRVHQLSSYMMCTNNQELYQRAHWDGRGVKSRTRLMDRLQSYLPATVMLPPRRLRTLLAQSVEMQTERCQCHDMAWSTNIDNVSLLVDHNCSSEGFPMQALHVLNDHSDEVWFCKFSPNGLRLATGSKDNTVIVWEVDPVKLILKNKRTFDGHTYGVSYIAWSPDSKYFIVCGPEDCPDLWIWDVEHEKLLTKVSHSTDDSLTCAAFNKDGTRFVTGGTRGQFYLVDLEGTVHDNWEGVRVNGLAFRADNKTILAADTHYRIRGYSFDNPRTDYNVVQEQCPIMTFSVNSADRLALLNISSQGLHLWDLQDKCLVRRFQGVTQGNYTIYSCFGGVNESFVASGSEDNKVYIWHIRREEPLATLVGHTRTVNCVSWNPVYPSLLASASDDGTVRIWGPKQPQLAWAASSNNGDNASIASTSSTASSASSSSTSSGTNNDLISNSSWNIT